A single region of the Triticum dicoccoides isolate Atlit2015 ecotype Zavitan chromosome 2B, WEW_v2.0, whole genome shotgun sequence genome encodes:
- the LOC119360970 gene encoding heavy metal-associated isoprenylated plant protein 46-like produces the protein MKQKIVIQLSMSCDKCRSEALTLAARAPGVTSMGITSDARDQLEVVGDGVDLVCLVCCLRKKLGHAQIIKVEEVKKPEEKKKDETKPAMPEPVHPPPYFFYPPSSYYPHQYPLYF, from the exons ATGAAG CAAAAGATTGTCATCCAGTTGAGCATGTCGTGTGACAAATGCCGGTCCGAAGCACTGACGCTGGCCGCCAGAGCACCTGGGGTGACGTCCATGGGGATAACCAGCGATGCGAGAGACCAATTGGAGGTGGTCGGCGACGGCGTCGACTTGGTGTGCCTTGTCTGCTGCCTCCGCAAGAAGCTCGGCCACGCCCAAATCATCAAGGtggaggaagtgaagaagccggaggagaagaagaaggatgaGACGAAGCCGGCCATGCCCGAGCCCGTGCACCCGCCGCCGTACTTCTTCTACCCGCCCAGCTCCTACTACCCTCACCAGTACCCGCTGTACTTCTGA